A part of Amblyraja radiata isolate CabotCenter1 chromosome 35, sAmbRad1.1.pri, whole genome shotgun sequence genomic DNA contains:
- the LOC116991869 gene encoding adhesion G protein-coupled receptor E3-like has translation MFRALSNFSQSVLASPEEWSRLKKQQQQAALGHLLQAMEVAIADAALNLLLNNKTRYLSPTIDETTVSYGTINATTEQSTKAPDQIDAAVIQDIVNEIRSFKEKACNRFVAGGPDKALSNFSQSVLASPEEWSRLKKQQQQAALGHLLQAMEVAIADAALNLLLNNKKRYSSPTIDVDECEHGHQCSANMTCRNTFGSHLCVCGAGYHPGPGQTHQTCQVDPLVCSDSGKRSSTVQRCSRKQLTSAEDVLNIAACFQYKMCQNFSVESDTKDMEAFTNTVLNHSLLETMNTNERQKVVTTILDLVDNMAMAIALTLPSSQVKTITTDSFVLKFQVIEKKNSNADHLVEMHVASNVMKIFWSSITEGTNPDFVAVSFLVFNDMESLLNREIKGGISTQRTFPLISKVVSATISNKVASSKLKEMVNFTLAINQSQEQKDNEKPTCVFWKTTEGESVWSREGCVTYGFNQTYVDCQCDHLTSFAILMAPVDLKGDRHLEVITYICLIISLLCLAASIAIFVNCSSIQNANTTVHKHLSFTLFLAQFVFLIGMRIKHKVRNLSCSFKFSALSWILT, from the exons atgttccgg GCGCTCAGTAATTTCTCCCAGTCGGTGTTGGCCAGCCCGGAGGAATGGAGCCGCctgaagaagcagcagcagcaggcagcACTTGGCCACCTGCTGCAGGCCATGGAGGTTGCCATCGCCGACGCTGCCCTCAACCTACTCCTCAACAACAAGACGCGCTATTTGTCGCCCACCATCG ATGAAACGACTGTCAGCTATGGAACCATTAATGCCACCACAGAACAATCTACCAAAGCTCCCGATCAG ATAGACGCGGCTGTGATCCAAGACATCGTAAACGAGATCCGAAGCTTCAAGGAGAAAGCATGCAACAGATTTGTCGCAGGAGGACCGGACAAG GCGCTCAGTAATTTCTCCCAGTCGGTGTTGGCCAGCCCGGAGGAATGGAGCCGCctgaagaagcagcagcagcaggcagcACTTGGCCACCTGCTGCAGGCCATGGAGGTTGCCATCGCCGACGCTGCCCTCAACCTACTCCTCAACAACAAGAAGCGCTATTCGTCGCCCACCATCG ATGTGGACGAATGCGAGCATGGGCACCAGTGCAGCGCCAACATGACCTGTCGCAACACCTTTGGGAGTCACCTCTGTGTCTGTGGAGCGGGATATCACCCAGGGCCAGGACAGACACACCAGACCTGTCAAG TCGATCCACTCGTTTGTTCCGACTCGGGAAAGCGGAGTTCCACAGTGCAGCGGTGCAGTCGCAAGCAG TTAACCTCTGCAGAAGACGTGCTGAACATAGCTGCTTGCTTCCAATATAAAATGTGTCAGAATTTCAGCGTGGAAAGTGATACCAAG GACATGGAAGCCTTTACAAACACGGTTCTCAATCACTCACTGCTGGAAACCATGAACACAAATGAAAGGCAGAAGGTAGTAACAACCATATTGGACCTTGTGGACAATATGGCCATGGCGATAGCTCTTACTCTGCCCAGTTCACAAGTGAAGACCATCACAACAGATTCATTTG TTCTGAAGTTCCAGGTGATTGAAAAGAAGAATAGCAATGCGGACCATTTGGTGGAGATGCATGTTGCGAGCAATGTCATGAAGATATTCTGGAGTTCAATCACTGAAGGCACTAACCCTG ACTTTGTGGCTGTTTCCTTTCTTGTATTCAACGACATGGAATCCCTGTTGAACAGAGAGATTAAAGGAGGAATCTCAACTCAGAGGACGTTCCCATTGATCTCCAAGGTGGTCTCAGCCACGATCAGCAACAAAGTCGCCAGCTCCAAGCTGAAAGAAATGGTCAATTTCACTCTGGCAATCAACCAG TCGCAGGAACAGAAAGACAACGAGAAGCCAACGTGTGTGTTTTGGAAGACGACGGAAGGTGAAAGTGTCTGGTCCCGTGAGGGTTGTGTAACGTATGGTTTCAATCAGACATACGTGGACTGCCAGTGTGACCACCTCACAAGCTTTGCTATTTTAATGGCTCCTGTTGATCTTAAG GGTGACCGGCACTTGGAGGTGATCACCTACATCTGCCTCATCATCTCTCTGCTGTGCCTCGCCGCCTCCATCGCCATCTTTGTCAACTGCAGCTCCATCCAGAACGCCAACACCACCGTCCACAAGCACCTGAGCTTCACCCTCTTCCTGGCACAGTTCGTCTTCCTGATAGGAATGCGGATTAAACACAAGGTAAGAAATCTAAGCTGCAGCTTCAAATTCTCAGCTCTCTCCTGGATCttgacctag